The Henckelia pumila isolate YLH828 chromosome 2, ASM3356847v2, whole genome shotgun sequence genome includes a window with the following:
- the LOC140879186 gene encoding probable aquaporin NIP-type, which produces MRRIEEGIDPSDDQFNKSSNSNGNSFCTSSDVVVIIQKVIAEAIGTYFLIFIGCASVAVNKIYGSVTFPGICIAWGLTVMIMVYSVGHISGAHFNPAVTITFAIFRQFPYKHVPLYILAQLAGSILASGTLYLVLDVPKEAFFGTVPVGSNVQSLVLEFITSFLLMFVISGVATDNRSIGELAGIAVGMTIIVNVLVAGPISGASMNPARTIGPALIMREFQGLWIYIVGPILGTIVGGFAYNLIRFTDKPLREITKTGSFLSSVSRTIA; this is translated from the exons ATGAGAAGAATTGAAGAAGGAATCGACCCTTCGGATGATCAATTCAACAAGAGTTCAAATAGTAATGGCAATTCATTTTGCACCTCATCTGATGTCGTTGTAATTATTCAAAAG GTGATAGCTGAGGCCATTGGAACCTACTTTTTGATATTTATAGGGTGTGCATCAGTTGCTGTAAACAAAATCTACGGTTCAGTTACATTTCCAGGCATTTGTATTGCTTGGGGTTTGACAGTAATGATCATGGTTTATTCCGTCGGCCATATCTCCGGCGCCCATTTTAATCCGGCGGTCACCATCACGTTCGCCATTTTTCGGCAGTTCCCCTATAAACAT GTGCCTCTATACATACTAGCACAGTTAGCAGGGTCAATTCTTGCAAGTGGGACGTTGTACCTTGTGTTGGATGTACCGAAAGAAGCCTTTTTTGGGACAGTGCCCGTGGGTTCCAATGTACAATCTTTGGTGCTTGAGTTCATCACCTCTTTCCTTTTGATGTTTGTTATTTCAGGGGTTGCTACTGATAACAGATCG ATTGGAGAATTAGCAGGAATCGCTGTTGGTATGACGATAATAGTTAATGTTCTTGTTGCCGG GCCGATTTCCGGGGCATCCATGAACCCGGCAAGGACTATTGGGCCTGCGCTTATAATGCGAGAATTCCAGGGACTTTGGATCTATATCGTGGGCCCAATATTGGGCACTATAGTTGGTGGTTTTGCTTACAATCTAATCAGATTCACGGACAAGCCATTGAGGGAAATTACCAAGACTGGATCTTTCTTGAGTAGCGTATCCAGAACTATTGCTTAG